In Gimesia benthica, a single window of DNA contains:
- a CDS encoding alpha/beta hydrolase family protein, which yields MRFPSSLLALLLLVPFPSFVTAQTLNLPDPLPGTAPLKLSIPLDEHMVAGIDAYALRALAESPQLRPQKWNYDFASHAAFIESIKDNRARFKKIIGAVDPRVSGPGFELLSTTEKASVIAECPEFKVHAVHWRVLDGMTAAGLLLQPTGDIQARVVALPDADWTPEMFVGLKPGVPKSAQIPLALAARGIQVVIPTLISRDAEHSGHSEVFFTNQPHREFIYRMAFEMGRHVIGYEVQKVLAAVDQFERLDKQEGRILPVGVVGVGEGGLLALFSGAADYRIQSTWVAGYFQQREQVWQEPIYRNVWSQLTEFGDAEIAAMIAPRSCVIEACAVPVVKGPPAPQKGQRASAAPGVIEIGKPESVKAEFERALPVFEQLGLQRNLSLVFSVEGTGSAGSGKALADFLFGLRIRQNRKMIPPVVLKPTTDAIQVDAAARQEQQFNEMNEFTQELLNRSARYRDAEWQPGKYTSVALWEKDADRLRNEVYDELIGRLPSPEQAVPLNVKTRKVLEEDQYVGYEVMLDVQPDIVAGGILLIPRDLKPGERRPVVVCQHGLEGTPMDTIQAEDRAYAAYKNFSAQLVKRGLIVYAPQNPYKGRDRFRTLQRKSNPLQRSLYSYIIPQHERTLEWLSALPFVDEQRIGFYGLSYGGKTAVRVPPFVKQYVFSICSGDFNEWVRKNADSAHRYSYVFHGEYEIFEWNMGHVANYAELSYLMAPRPFMVERGHNDGVAPDEWVAAEYAKVRRFYTQMGIGDRTEIEYFDGPHTINGQGTFDFIFRHLDWKQMPSK from the coding sequence ATGAGATTCCCGTCCTCCCTGCTGGCTCTGTTATTGCTCGTTCCGTTTCCGTCCTTCGTGACTGCGCAGACACTGAACCTGCCCGATCCCCTGCCGGGAACGGCGCCGCTGAAACTGAGCATACCCCTCGACGAGCACATGGTGGCGGGCATCGATGCCTACGCACTGCGGGCACTGGCGGAGTCGCCTCAGCTGCGTCCACAAAAATGGAACTACGATTTCGCCAGTCATGCGGCGTTCATCGAAAGCATCAAAGACAATCGTGCGCGGTTCAAGAAAATTATCGGTGCCGTTGATCCGCGTGTGAGTGGTCCCGGTTTTGAACTGCTGAGCACAACCGAAAAAGCATCAGTCATCGCCGAATGTCCTGAGTTCAAAGTACACGCCGTGCACTGGCGGGTTCTGGACGGGATGACCGCAGCCGGGCTGCTGCTGCAACCCACGGGAGACATTCAGGCCCGCGTGGTCGCACTCCCTGATGCGGACTGGACGCCGGAGATGTTTGTCGGACTGAAACCGGGTGTTCCGAAGTCGGCTCAGATTCCGCTGGCACTGGCGGCACGCGGCATTCAGGTCGTAATTCCGACTTTAATCAGTCGCGATGCCGAACATTCCGGTCACTCTGAGGTCTTTTTTACCAACCAGCCGCATCGTGAGTTTATTTACCGTATGGCGTTCGAAATGGGACGGCATGTGATCGGTTATGAAGTGCAGAAGGTGCTGGCAGCCGTCGATCAGTTTGAGCGGCTCGACAAACAGGAAGGCCGCATCTTACCTGTCGGTGTGGTTGGAGTGGGTGAAGGTGGTCTACTGGCGCTGTTCAGCGGGGCTGCTGACTATCGGATTCAATCAACGTGGGTGGCCGGCTATTTTCAGCAGCGGGAACAGGTCTGGCAGGAGCCCATTTATCGTAATGTCTGGAGCCAGCTGACCGAATTCGGCGATGCGGAAATCGCGGCGATGATTGCGCCACGGTCCTGCGTGATCGAGGCATGTGCGGTGCCGGTTGTGAAAGGACCTCCTGCTCCCCAAAAGGGGCAGCGGGCTTCTGCGGCTCCCGGTGTGATTGAGATTGGGAAACCAGAGTCTGTGAAAGCCGAATTTGAGCGGGCACTTCCCGTGTTCGAACAGCTGGGACTGCAACGTAACCTGTCGCTGGTCTTCTCAGTTGAGGGAACCGGATCGGCTGGCTCGGGGAAAGCGCTGGCTGATTTTCTGTTCGGCTTACGCATCCGGCAGAACAGGAAGATGATTCCCCCCGTCGTATTGAAGCCGACAACTGACGCTATTCAGGTCGACGCCGCAGCCCGGCAGGAGCAGCAGTTCAATGAAATGAATGAATTCACACAGGAGTTACTTAATCGCTCGGCCCGTTATCGGGACGCAGAGTGGCAGCCGGGTAAATATACGTCGGTCGCGCTGTGGGAAAAGGATGCTGACCGACTGCGAAACGAAGTCTATGACGAACTGATCGGTCGCCTGCCGTCACCTGAGCAGGCGGTTCCGCTGAATGTGAAAACCCGCAAGGTGCTGGAAGAGGACCAGTATGTGGGTTACGAAGTGATGCTGGATGTGCAGCCTGACATCGTGGCGGGCGGGATTCTGTTGATTCCCCGTGATCTCAAGCCGGGTGAACGACGGCCTGTGGTCGTCTGTCAGCACGGACTGGAAGGGACGCCTATGGACACCATCCAGGCGGAAGACCGGGCGTATGCCGCATACAAAAACTTCAGCGCGCAATTAGTGAAACGGGGGCTCATTGTCTATGCCCCGCAGAACCCGTATAAAGGCCGCGATCGGTTTCGAACACTACAGCGGAAATCGAACCCGCTGCAGCGGTCGCTTTACAGCTACATCATTCCCCAGCACGAACGAACGCTGGAGTGGCTCAGTGCGCTGCCGTTTGTGGATGAGCAGCGGATCGGATTTTACGGCCTGTCTTACGGGGGGAAGACCGCAGTGCGTGTGCCCCCCTTTGTGAAGCAGTACGTCTTCTCGATCTGTTCGGGAGACTTCAATGAATGGGTCCGCAAAAATGCCGACAGCGCGCATCGCTATAGTTACGTGTTTCATGGCGAGTATGAAATCTTCGAGTGGAACATGGGGCACGTGGCGAATTACGCGGAGCTCTCGTACCTGATGGCGCCGCGTCCGTTCATGGTGGAGCGGGGACACAATGACGGAGTCGCCCCCGATGAATGGGTGGCCGCCGAATACGCGAAGGTCAGACGGTTCTATACGCAGATGGGTATCGGCGATCGAACGGAAATTGAATACTTCGATGGCCCGCATACCATCAATGGTCAGGGTACATTTGATTTCATTTTCCGTCATCTGGACTGGAAACAGATGCCCTCAAAGTGA